In the Ochotona princeps isolate mOchPri1 chromosome 14, mOchPri1.hap1, whole genome shotgun sequence genome, GAAGGGCGCAGCCGGCCGCCGAGGCGTGTCCGGCGTCGCCGGTGAGCGAGCCGCAGAGCGGCAGGACGTGGCGGCGCCTCCCCCGCGGCGGCGAGCGGATCTGCTGGAGGAGCTGCGGCGGCGCAGGCCGGACGAGGTGAACCGGGTCGTTTCCCTGCCTTCAGGTGATGAATCATCAGCTTGAGAGTTAGCTTTGAGGTCCACAGCCTTTTGTGGTTCAGCTGCTGAACGGTGTGCAGAGGGCGACGGCCCTGGTGTGTCCTGAGGGACGCCGCGGAGACTGCCGGCCCTCAGTCAGGGAAGTGAGCGCCTTCGTACCAGAGGAAGGCTTTCACATGAAAGTGTCCCTCGGTAACGGCGACATGGGCGTCTCTGCCCATCTACAGCCTGGCAAGGCAGGAACCACGCGTTTCTTTACCAGCAATACTCATAGCTCAGTGGTTCTGCAAGGCTTCGATCAGCTGAGAATAGAAGGATTGCTTTGTGATGTGACCCTGGTCCCGGGCGATGGGGATGAAATCTTCCCCGTTCACAGAGCCATGATGGCGTCTGCTAGTGATTATTTCAAGGCTATGTTCACAGGTGGAATGAAAGAGCAAGATTTGATGTGCATTAAGCTTCATGGCGTGAACAAGGTTGGTCTGAAGAAAATCATTGATTTTATCTATACTGCAAAGCTGTCTCTTAACATGGACAATCTTCAGGACACTCTTGAAGCTGCTAGCTTTTTACAGATCTTACCTGTTTTGGATTTCTGCAAAGTCTTTCTCATATCTGGAGTCTCATTAGATAACTGTGTGGAGGTTGGACGAATTGCTAACACCTACAATCTTATAGAAGTGGATAAATATGTTAATAATTTCATCTTGAAGAACTTCCCTGCATTACTGAGTACTGGAGAGTTTCTCAAACTCCCTTTTGAGCGGCTTGCCTTTGTGCTTTCCAGTAACAGTCTTAAGCACTGTACTGAACTTGAACTCTTCAAGGCCGCTTGTCGCTGGCTAAGGCTGGAAGATCCTCGGATGGATTATGCTGCAAAATTAATGAAGAATATTCGATTTCCACTGATGACCCCACAGGACCTCATCAATTACGTGCAGACTGTAGATTTCATGAGAACAGACAACACCTGTGTGAATTTGCTTTTGGAGGCCAGCAATTACCAAATGATGCCCTATATGCAGCCAGTGATGCAAACAGACAGAACTGCCATCCGATCCGACTCTACTCACTTGGTTACGTTAGGGGGAGTGTTGAGGCAGCAGCTGGTCGTTAGTAAAGAGTTACGGATGTACGATGAAAGGGCACAGGAGTGGAGATCTTTAGCCCCCATGGATGCCCCTCGGTACCAGCATGGCATTGCTGTCATCGGAAATTTCCTTTATGTGGTTGGTGGTCAAAGTAATTACGATACAAAAGGAAAAACTGCCGTGGACACAGTGTTCAGATTTGATCCTCGGTATAATAAATGGATGCAAGTTGCATCATTAAATGAAAAGCGCACGTTCTTCCACTTGAGCGCTCTCAAAGGACACTTGTACGCAGTTGGTGGACGCAGTGCAGCTGGTGAACTGGCCACAGTAGAATGTTACAACCCGAGAATGAATGAGTGGAGCTATGTTGCAAAAATGAGTGAGCCCCACTATGGCCATGCTGGAACAGTGTATGGGGGTTTAATGTACATTTCTGGAGGAATCACTCATGACACTTTCCAAAACGAGCTCATGTGCTTTGACCCTGATACTGACAAATGGACTCAGAAGGCTCCGATGACCACCGTCAGAGGCTTGCATTGCATGTGTACAGTTGGAGACAAGCTGTATGTCATCGGAGGCAACCACTTCAGAGGAACGAGTGATTATGATGACGTTCTAAGCTGTGAATACTACTCACCAACCCTTGACCAGTGGACACCAATTGCTGCCATGCTGAGGGGCCAAAGTGATGTTGGAGTtgctgtctttgaaaataaaatctatgtCGTTGGTGGATATTCTTGGAACAATCGTTGCATGGTGGAAATAGTCCAGAAATATGACCCTGAAAAAGATGAGTGGCATAAAGTTTTTGACCTTCCAGAGTCACTTGGTGGCATTCGCGCTTGTACCCTCACGGTTTTTCCCCCTGAAGAAAACCCTGGATCGCCTTCTCGGGAGTCGCCCCTTTCAGCACCCTCAGATCATTCTTAGCTCTAACGTGCAGTATCCTTGCCGTGCATCATGGGTAGTCACCTATTTCCCCTTCAGTTGTATCTTCTTACAGTGATTGGTAGTTGTTAGATATAAAGGTAATGTTATTTGTCTTGCTAGGCGTAGTGTGTTTATCTAATGGTTAACAAATGCATTCGGAAAATGTATTCCACATAGCCAACTGTTAACAAATGAAAGAAGTTATGTAGAACAATGTTTCAATTAGATGTCTTTTGTGGTGTTATGTAAGTCAAATTGTAGGTGACTGTAGTAAGTGTGTAATTATGTTCAAGTCCTTCAAAGTTTTCATCTTTGGAAATCATCAAAGGGAGGTTTGCTCTGACTAAAAATAATAACTGAAAGGTCACCAGTTTCTGGCCACCTCCCTCTTTTCAGTTTTTGATATATCTATCAACTCATTAGGTTTTGTAGTTGCATACAGAATATGTGACGTTTCTTAGGCAGATAGGAGAAATAGCAAGATATTAATCAGAGAAACCAGTATAGCCCTAAGTCAGCACTTGTTTTCTCTCCTGGAGACACAGAATGAGTGAAAGAAAATATATGCATACCTTATAAAAATATGCACactgataattttaaaattaattggcACTTTAGCCACAGtaacattgtttttaaatttgaatttattttccataaatcagctatttaaatggaaatttagtatcaaaataaaaatcagtttagTCATACTGAATTTAGATAGGTACATTTTACAACATATTAAATTGGCAACCATATTTGCCATTTGGCTGAATTTGGCTATAAATTGTGAAGCTTAAATTTTTGTGCTCATATATTTTCttgtatatttgttttctttagagTTGCTTTTATACACATTATTTTGGAAAGTTCatagaatttgctttttttttctgtatatgtgctgctgaagtgagcacaatggcttttttttttcttcctacctTTTCAGTAAGGTTTAggatatgacaaaaaaaaaaagcacagaaaaacatTCTGAATGAAACTACAGGATTTGAAGTTCAGTCACTGTACCAGGGTTATTTCCGGATTGGGTGATTGATTGCCCTTGGTGCTACTCCAGCTCATGCGCTTCATGAACTGTGTGGTCTGATTCAAGGTTATGATCTGAGCAAGCAGTAGATACACTCTTTtgtatcaaaacaaaaacaaaaaaaatgtcctTTTGGCCACATCTCAAGGACAGGACCAACTTCAGATTCCCTCAGAAGCCATCTGTGAAAAGGGCAAAGCACGGTTGTGCTGCAGATGGTACTAAAGTAGATATGCAGCTTGTTGGCTATCAGTGCTAATCTGC is a window encoding:
- the KLHL9 gene encoding kelch-like protein 9 gives rise to the protein MKVSLGNGDMGVSAHLQPGKAGTTRFFTSNTHSSVVLQGFDQLRIEGLLCDVTLVPGDGDEIFPVHRAMMASASDYFKAMFTGGMKEQDLMCIKLHGVNKVGLKKIIDFIYTAKLSLNMDNLQDTLEAASFLQILPVLDFCKVFLISGVSLDNCVEVGRIANTYNLIEVDKYVNNFILKNFPALLSTGEFLKLPFERLAFVLSSNSLKHCTELELFKAACRWLRLEDPRMDYAAKLMKNIRFPLMTPQDLINYVQTVDFMRTDNTCVNLLLEASNYQMMPYMQPVMQTDRTAIRSDSTHLVTLGGVLRQQLVVSKELRMYDERAQEWRSLAPMDAPRYQHGIAVIGNFLYVVGGQSNYDTKGKTAVDTVFRFDPRYNKWMQVASLNEKRTFFHLSALKGHLYAVGGRSAAGELATVECYNPRMNEWSYVAKMSEPHYGHAGTVYGGLMYISGGITHDTFQNELMCFDPDTDKWTQKAPMTTVRGLHCMCTVGDKLYVIGGNHFRGTSDYDDVLSCEYYSPTLDQWTPIAAMLRGQSDVGVAVFENKIYVVGGYSWNNRCMVEIVQKYDPEKDEWHKVFDLPESLGGIRACTLTVFPPEENPGSPSRESPLSAPSDHS